The Prevotella sp. E2-28 genome includes the window GCCACTCCTGGAGTTGGCTCAGCCCATCTTGGGTGTTCCAGTAAGTTTTCATTGTGCTAATCCGTTTTTAATTGGCAATTGATAATTGACAATTCACAATTTTAGCGGCAAAGGGATTAGCTGCCTTGCTCGCTATCCCCTGGCCTAACGTTTGTTACTATCCGCCGGGTAATCGTCCATAATTTTGTTTGAATTTTGGTTTAACGGGTGCAAAGGTACGAAAAATATTTAAAGGTAAAAAAGTAAAAAGGTAAAAAAGTAAAAATTGAAGCCAAATTTTTCTCCTTTTCTTCTTTTTTACCCTTTTACCCTTTTACTTTTTTACTTTTTCTGTTTTTTACCTTTCTATTTTTTTACTTTTTTACCTTTTTACCTTTTTACCTTTTCTCAGGTACGTCCTCGAGTGTCTTCTTCAGCAGCGTCCAGAAAGGTTCTACTGTAGCGATGAGTGCACGCTCTGTTGTGGTGTGAGGTGACTTCATCGTAGGACCGAGGCTGACAACATCGAGCCAAGGATATTTGCCTAGGATGACTGAGCACTCCAGTCCGGCATGATCTACCTGGATGATGCCGTCCTCGCCAAAGAGTTCCTTGTACTCCTTCAGCAGCAGGTGCAGAATCTCTGAATCAGGATTGGGATCCCATCCGCCGTATGAACCTGCCGTTTCCACCTTCATGCCTGCCATAGAGAAGCAGCTCTCAAGGGTCTTCACCACGTAGTCCTTCATATCTTCGCGGCTTGAGCGAGCCAGAATCTTGATGCTGGCCTTACCACCTTCGATGTCGATGATGGCGAGGTTGCTTGAGGTCTCTACCACGTTGGGGTAGGCGGGGATAAAGCGAATCACACCGTCGTAACAAGCGTAGATAGCATCTACGATGTTGTCTTGAATCTCCACGGGAATCTCCGTCTTGGGTGTCTCCACCTCTTCAACGATAACCTCGATGCCTTGAGGCTCAATGAGCTTGAACTCGTCATTGAAGGTCTCTTTCCAGTCCTCGGCCAGCTCCTTCATCGCAGCGATGTTCTCCTTAGGCAGGGTGAGGATGGTCTCAGCCTTGAAGGGGATAGCGTTACGCATATTTCCGCCATGCCATACAGCCAAGCGAGCATCCAGCTCCTCGATGGCCTCGCGTACCATCTGCACCATCAGCTTGTTGGCATTGCCGCGACCCTCGTGAATCTCCAGTCCAGAGTGTCCACCGCGCAAGTTCTTCACTGTCAGACGCACAGCAGCATCCTCGGCATCCGTCTCCACCTCCTTATAATCCAGTGTTGCGGTGATGTCAATACCACCGGCACTTCCGATGACAAACTTACCCCAGTGCTCTGAGTCCAGGTTCATCAGGATGTCGCCCTGCAGCTCGCCCTCAGGCAGGTCGTTGGCACCATACATGCCCGTCTCTTCATCAGCAGTGATAAGTGCATCGATAGGACCGTGTTTCAGGGTCTTATCCTCCATGATAGCCATGATGGCAGCTACACCCAGACCGTTATCGGCACCCAGTGTAGTACCTTTTGCCTTCACCCATTCTCCGTCAATCCAAGGCTGGATGGGGTCGGTCTCGAAGTTGTGGGTTGACTCAGGAGTCTTCTGAGGCACCATGTCCATGTGAGCCTGCAGGATTACGCCTTTTTTATTCTCGTAGCCAGAAGTAGCAGGCTTACGCATCACAATATTGCCAGCAGGATCCTTAAAAGTCTCTACGCCAGCCTCTTTGCCAAAGTCAAGCAGGAATTGCTGTATCTTTTCCAGATGTCCGCTTGGACGTGGTACTTGTGTCAACTTGTAGAAATTACGCCAGATGCATTCCGGCTTCAGATTTTTGATGTCACTCATAGTCGTTTGGGTTATTATTAATATATTATTTTGTTACTGTGTCTTTAAAAGCGTTACTCTGTCTTTTCGACAAAAACGACAACCTCAGCCATGCATACATGCCCAGCAGGATGACGAGCATGGTCTGCACCGTATGTACTATGAGTACGAATACGAGCGCCTGATGGTCCATCACACCATAAAGTATCAGCATCGTCTTGATGGCGAAATGCCAGGGACCAGCTCCGTTAGGCGTAGGTACGATAACGGCAAAGTTGGCTACCACAAATGAAATCAGCGCACAGCCCAGTCCTAGGTTCTCCGTGAAGTCAAAGCAGAAGAACGTCAGGTAGTAATGCAGGAAATACATCACCCAGATACCTACCGACAGGAACAGGTAAAGCGGCAGGTTCTTCACGTCCTTCAGCGAGAGCACACCCTCCCAGATGCCGTGCAGCGTCATCCGCACCTTATTATATATGCTGAGGTTCTTCAGCAGCAAGTGTAGCAACAGCATCACGGCAGCGCCACAGATGGCCGTCACTATCCATCCTGTCAGCGAGAATCCGCTTACGATGTTCTCAAATGATGTGCCTGTCTGCTTGAAGAACGTGCCGAAGGTGCTCATGCCAAACAGCAGGATGATGCCTGAATAAAGCATCACGATGAGCGTGTCAACGGCTCTCTCCGTAACTACCGTGCCCAGTGCCTTTGCAAACGAGGTGCCCTCCCAGCGCTTCAATACGCCGCAACGCGTGAACTCGCCCATGCGGGGGATAATCAGAGACACGGCATAGCTTAGGAAAATAGAGTTGACAGCTACCGACGAGCGTGTCTTCTCGCCCAGCGGCTCCAGCGTCTGCTGCCAGCGCCAGCCACGGAACACCTGCGCCAGTATGCCAAAGGGAAAAGACAGCAGCATCCACGTCCAGTTCATCTCTTCCCACATCACGTGCTTAATGCTCTGCCAGTCCTCTCCTCTGTACATCCAATACAGGATAGCACCACCCAGTACGAGTGGCAATAAAACCTTGGCTATGTTCTGAAGAATCTTCATTACATCCGCAAAGGTACGAATAACTGCTTAAAACACCAAATTTATTTGAGATGTTTTTAAAAAGAATCTGAATACCCCACAAGGTGCGTGGGATATTCAGATACTTTTTCAGAAAAGGCTATGAGGAAGCCTTGTGTGCTTACTTGATGATAATTTTCCTGACCTTCAGCGTGCCGTCGGCCTGAGGCATACGCACAATGTTGATGCCCTGGCGGAGCGAGTTCTGGCGAATGCCGCTGATGCCGAAGATTTCTGACGAGCCGTTGCGCTTTTCGCTGATGGCCTCAATTCCTGCGGGAATCTCCTCGCTGTCGTAGCTCAGACGGAAATTGTCTATCTTGAACCATCCCTGTCCGTTGCGACCGCCTTCTGCAAATGTCTGTCCGTCAATGTTGATGCCGTTGGTGCGGAAACCAATGGTCATGATGCTGTCGGTGCCTACGCCGAAGGTTACTGACATGGGGTGCAGCAGGTCGGCGTTGGCATTGCCGTAGAGGTCGGCTGCACATACATGGTCAGCATAGGTCAGTTCGCCTGCGCTGACGGCATCGGCAGGCAGGTTGAGTTCGCTGTAGGCTTCAGCTGTACCCCACATCTGCACGCAGTTGTTGGCAAAGATGCGCTGGGTGGTGGTGTTGTCGCCGGCCCAGTTGTATTGCACCATCACGTCGGCCTGCAGTGTGTAGGTGCCCGGTGGAATGTGGCTGAAGGTCTGGCTCAGTTCTATTTCGGGCATGTTGCTGTTCCAGATGCCCCACAGGTGGTCGCCGTCGGTGGGCTGCTTGTTGACCTCTTCGCTGTTTTCGAGTATCACGCTGATGGCATCGCCTTTGTTAATGGCACACCATCCGCCGTTTAGTGTGGCAGCTTCTTGTCCGTCAACGTAGAGCGTCCAGCCCTTTGGTGCATTCACGGCGCCGTCGCTGGGTGTGCCGCCCTGGTTGCTCAAGTCTTCAAAGCTGGGGTTCTTGATGATGAAAGTGACGTCGCCCAGGTTGATGGCCGTAGCCTTGAGTTGCTCAATGCCTTCTTCGATTTGCTGGATGAGCGCCAGCACTTGCTCTTCGTTTGCAGTACCCCATCGGTAGATATCCTCCACCTCCATGAGCAGGTCGCTGAATTCGTAAACACTGGCACTGTTCTGATATAGCATGACGTTGTTCATGCCCTTATCGTAGGCATCGTACAGCTTTTTGTAGAGTTCAACCGAGTGGCTGGCCTTGGCATACATGTCCTTGAGGGCAAGGAATGCCGTGGTAATCTGCTGCAGTGTGCTGCTGTCGTCAACCTTGTTTTGTTTCAGCACTTTTTCCACCTCATTGTAAATGGAGTCCTGCATTTGCTCGTTGGCCAGTGCTTCAAGGGCATTGGCAAAATGAACGTAGATGGCAATGGCATGGTCTGGCGAGAACTCCACTTTCTCTATGCGGAAGTTATCCACCTTGAACCAGCCGTCGCCGCCGGCACCGTTGCCAGTATCGCGCAGAGCTGCTGCAATGTCGCCATTGGTGCGCAGTCCGAAGGTCAGCGTGCCGTCATAGACAAATGCCTCGCAGCTCACGTCCTGCATCAGTCGGTCTGTGACGGGCTCTTCCAGTCCGGCAAAGGTGTACACCTCGTTCTGGTCCAGTCGTGTTTCGTCATATTCGTAACCGCTGGCAAAATAGGTAGAGTTCAGGTTGCCGAAGATGCGCTGTGTGGTGCGGCGCGAGCCGTTGCCGTTGGCACCCACCATCAGGGCAGCTTTCACAATGTATGTACCGTTGTCCAGTCCGCTGATGGTTTGTGAAATCTCATATTCGGGCACGCCGTTGGTCCAGAGTCCGAAAGCCATGTCGCCGTCCTTGGTCTCGCCTTCAGAGTCGTTGTTGATGCCGTGCCAGGCGGTGATGCCTGCAGCCTGCACCTCTTCGGCGGTGGTCACTTGCTGGCCTTTGATATAGACATTCCATCCCGTGGGAGGAGCAGCCACGCCAGAAGTCTGGTTGCCGCCCTGCGACGAGAGGTCCTCGAAGCTCATGTTCTGGCCCAGTACGGTCAGGTCGCCCGAACCCTTGGCAAAGGCTTCCTCGGCAGCCCTCAGCGTGTTGAGAGCCTCGGCCAGGTTGGTACCTTTGGCGTTGAATGCCGTAATGGCACTGGCAATGGCATCCTCAAAAGTGGTATTGCTGTTTTCGCCCAGCAGGGCCTGGGCTGCCAGTATCTCCTTGTGCAGGGCGTTGTAAGCGTCGGTGATGGCCTTGGCTGCATCAAAGTCCTCGGCTGTGAGTTCTGCCTTCTGATAGTAAGTCAGGGCAGCGTCGATGGCATTCTGGAAACCAGTGCCGAAAGTCTCGTCGGCCAGGTTGTTGTCTTCAATGCCCTGCAGAATGGTGTAGAGTTGTATCTTCCGGTTGTAGGCCGTCAGGTTCAGAGTGGTGTCAACGAAGGCCCAGTTCTGCGAGATGGTGGTTAGGGGAATGGGGAAAATGCCGTCATCGTTGATTGTCAGCGGCATGTCGTATTCATCCTTCTCCACATCTCCGTAGTAGTCGGGGTACCAACTGTTTCCGCTTTCGTTGATAATAGGATATTGGTTGCCGGCATTCAGGTGCAGATAGCCGCCCTCGGTCTGTGAGTTGCCCTGACCATTGCCGGCCTTCAGCTTGTAGAAACCGGGGTAATCGCCTTCCTCTATGTACCAGTTTGCCTGTGAGGAAAGGTTGGCGTTCAGGTTGTCGCCTCCGTTGATGCCTATATAATAGGTATCGGTGAAAACTAGTCCTTCTTCGGAAACTTGCTGTTCAATCACAAACGACCACGTGTTGTCTCCGTTGTCAACGGCCTTGAACACGGCCTTCTTGATGTCGTCCATGTTGAAAGGCATCAGGTAAAAAGCACCGTCCCAGGATGTACGCGTCATGTAGTTAGTCGGATTCGAACGGCTCATCAGTGTGTAGTACTTCCCGTTTTGCGGGGCTTCTCCTACAGTAGGGAAGTCGATGGCCATTGCCGGCATTGCCGATAGGCAAAGTGCCGACAGCACAAGCTTTGTGTAAAATCTTCTCATAATAGTAATAGTTAGAAAAAAATATAGTTTAATTAATTGATTGGTAATCGGTGGCAAAAGTACAATTATTTTTTCAAACAAACAAGTTTTTTGGGAAAATAATTTTATGTGTCATACTACCGAGCCGTGGTAGTCATGCTCTCGCTCTCGTAGCATTGTAGCACCAATGCGTTCGCGCACAGCTATCGTTTGTTGGTATAGAATTAGTGGCATTAAAACTACCCTTAAAAACAAGTATTACGTGTCAAAATACTATAAAATTGGTCAAAAACCGCATTTAATCCTTCAAAATAAGTATTTTTTTGTAGAAAAAACATACCTTTGCATCCGAAATTTATATCATTATAGTCAACAACACCCATTTTCACGAAATGGGACATCGTTTTCCTGCTATGGGACATCTTTTTTTCTGCTTTGCTGTATCTTTGCGGTCGATATGGCAACAAATAGAATTAAAATGATGATAGTTTCGGATGATGCCAACTGGCGATTAGGGGAACTTGTAACCCTCAGTTGGAATTATAAAGTAATAAAAAAGAATGGCGAGAATCATTACGCCTATTATGCCACCTCACATTATATGTGTATCCGCGAGGCAACCGACGGGCAGTGTGGCATCTTGGTGAAGGTCCTTGGTAAGATTCCTATGGATCGCATCACGCTTGTGAACGGGGAACCGTTTTGCAATGACGAACGCGAAGATCTGTTTATGGGCAGGCGTTACTACAGTTTTCCATTCCCGACGGAGAACGCTTTAAAGGAAGTTTTAGAGATTATTAGTTCGAACAAAGCCCTTCAGGGCAGGTTCAAGGCTGAATCTATAAGATTGAATCCAGCTTCCAGTTTCTGGGTTCGCGAGACCGCATGCTCTTTCCTGAAGAAGAGGCTACAATACTATGATGCCGCTTCCGGACAGCTCTGCAAGGGCACCGACGATACCGTGCACTACCGTCTGTCGATAGCTTACTTCAACAAGAACGAAAAAGCATAATTTTACAAACGAAATCAAAACAATAATGCGTATGGATATGACACTAATCTTTACCGTAGCGACAGCCGCCACCTTCATTGTGGTGATGCTCGCGCTCATAGGTATCATTATATACCAGCGTTGGCGCATTGACGACCAGAACGTCTTCATAGAACGCTTCATTCATCAGAACGAAGAGCAGCGCAAGAAGATGAGGAAAGCAGGAATCATATAATAAATGAAGCATCGAATATACATCATATTATTATGCGCCGTGCTGACCATGATGGCAGCCTGCACTCATTGCAGCGAAAAGAATGACGATGAGAGCAGCGAGGCAATGGCCGACTATCAGCGCGCACTTGCCTACGACCAAGGGTGGCAGATGAAGTTGGCCGAGCATTACTACAGGAAGGCTTATCAAGGTTTCGCACAAGAACCTGCACAAGATTGGTATCACTACACCGATGCGGGTTATCGCTGGGCCTGCCTGCGCTTCAGACGGGGCGACACCGAGGGGGCACTGAATACCATCACCGAACTGCTGGCCTTAGCAAAGGGAAACAAGGAATTTCCAAAAAGAATAGAGTCTGCCTTGCTGATGCTCATGTCTGAAGTTCAGTTGCAACTGCATCAGTACGACGAGGCAAAACGCACGGGACAGGAAGCCTACAAGACAATAGAGCAAGATACCGACAATGGGAAACGAAGAGGATGGGATATGGCCTGGGCTTGTATGTGCATATCCGATATTTACCAGGCATCAGAAGATTATAAAGGCGCATTAGCATGGCTTGACCGTTGCGCGCAAGGGCTTGCCCGCGCCGAGCAACAGCATAATGACTCGCTGGTGATTGAGGAATGGAAAGGCCATGTTGCCCTGAAACGGGCATTGTATCTATTAAAAACGGGTCACGCTAACGAAGCCCAAACCACTTATGCCGCCATCCCCCGTAGCCGTCTGATGGAGCCCATAGGCTACACCGAGGCGGCCAACTACCTGATGGCGGCTGGTCGTTACGACGAGGCTGCTGGATGGTATGAACGCATCGACAGCACCTATCTGGCTACCGACGGCGCCAAGATGACTTTCGACAATATCGCAACCCGCCTCTCTCCCCGCTACACGGCCTACCGGAAGGCTGGGCGCAATGCCGATGCACAGGTACTTGCCGACAGTGTCAGCGCTGCCATCGACTCTGCTCTCGCCTGGCAGAAGCAAAACGATGCCGCCGAGTTGGCAATCATCTACCAGACACAAGAAAAGGAGCTGGCACTGAACGAGGCAAAAAGCGAAACTCGCATCCATCGTATTCTGCTTGGTGCTGCCATTCTTGTCATTCTGCTCATAGGTTACCTATTCTGGCGTGCGCGAAAATATAATAAGGTATTGCTTGAGAAGAATCGCCGCCTGCTTGCTGAAATTGAAAAGTGCGAACACGAGGAGCAGCAGACCATTAAATTGCTGAAAGCAGAGCCGGAGGATGTACTCACTGCCGAGCAGCAACTCTTCTGTCGTATCTGCGACCTCATGGATGGTCCCGGCCATATCTATACCGATACAGGTATGGATCGTAAACGCCTTGCCCAGCTCCTTGGTACCAATGAGCATTACGTAAGCGATGCTATCAGTGCCTGTGCCGATGGTAAAAGCGTAAACATCTTCCTCAATGACTACCGTCTGCGCTATGCTGCCCATCTGCTGGCAACCACGAATGACTCTGTTGCCCTTATTGCCGAGTCCTCTGGCTTCTCCCGCAGTTCATTCTACCGAATCTTCTGCGATGCCTACGGCATGTCGCCTTCGGATTATAGAAAGGTCGCAAAAAAATAAAAAATCCTCATTCCATCGGTGAAAAAGGTGTCTGGTTGTCGCATCCCAGACACCTTTTTCATGTTTTGATATCTTTTCGTGTCCGCACGCGTAATCGGTTTCATGTTTTTTTTGCATCAACAGGGTAGATGAAAGTGCTAAATATGCTACCTGTTGTTTTATGACTATAGTCGAAAGATAGTATGACTTATGTCGTAACATATTATGACTTTAGCCATAAGATTATACGACATATGTCGAAAGATGTTAATAAGGCTGTTTATGACAAATAAGTTTCGGGTTTTGATGATGTGATTTGGCACTATAGAACATGGCGATTTCAGGGGCATTTTGTGGTGAAAAGCTTAAAAAACAGCTTCGAGATTTGCTATCTTTGCAACAAAAACAGAAGGATATGATGAATCTGATTATGACAATTTTGGAAAAGTTGGGATGGCGTTCGGTGAAGGCTGTCCGGGAAAAGAGTGAGAAGGCTCGGCTGAGTGAAAGATTGGGTGGGAAGAATCGCTATGAAGAGCGGCAACAGACGTTGTTGAGGCCTATTCGTGACATGGCGGAATTCGTGGCGGAGAATTATGAGTTTCGCCATAATGTGGTGCGTGATGTCTATGAGTATCGGCATAAGGGTGAGGATGGTAGCAAGTCGTGGCGGATGGTGGATCGCAGGCAGCTGAACTCCATCAACTGTGAGGTGCAGGATGATGGCGAGATTTTTTGCCTGTCGAGCTTTGTGAAGCAGCGCATAGAGAGTCAGTTGGCGGTGGATGATCATCCTATACGTGCTTATCTGGACCGGGTGCGTGGGCATTGGGACGGCACAACGGATTATGTGGGTGAGCTGGTACGTCGCATCAATGGTTCTGAATATTGTGACAGGATGGTGCGAAAGTGGCTTCGTGCCGTGGTGATGCAGTGGCTGGGCGGAGATGCCGACCATGCTAATGCGGTGATGCTCCTGTTGGTGAGCAGTAGGCAGGGTGTGCACAAGAGTACGTTTCTGCGTGCGCTGATGCCACCAGAGATTGCCGACTACTACACGGATGATTTCTCGCTGTCGGCAAAGGGTAATGCTTATAGGAAAATGGTGGAGTTTGGCTTGGTGAATATCGATGAGTTCGATAAGATTCCGTATAAGAAGATGCCTGAACTGAAGTCTATGATGCAGACGCTGAAGCCCAGTTTTATTGGTGCTTACAAGATGAACTTCAATCAGTTGCCTCGTGTGGCTTCGTTTGTGGGTACCAGTAATGAGCTTCATTTGCTGACCGACCGTACAGGGTCGCGCCGGTTCCTGGTGCTGGAACCTGAGGGCGTCATCCCTGTGGAGAACATAAACCACGATCAGCTTTATGCGCAGTTGCTCGATGAGGTAGAGCGTCAGCATCTGCCACATTATTTCTCGAAGGAGGATGAGGCTGAAATGGAGCGGGTGAACCGCAAGTATTATGTGACGAACGAGGTGGAACAGTTGTTTCTGACTTATTACGCCGTGCCAACGGACGGAAGTCAGGGGGTGTATATGGAAGGGCGTGAATTGATTCGTGAGTTAACAAAACTGTCGCGGAAGACGATGACGGGCGTCACGCTTAATCAGTTTGGACGCTATATGACTCGCCTGAACGTGCCGAGGGTGAGAAAACATGATACGGATGGGTATATGGTGAGAGTGAAGAATTGAAAAGGTGAAAGGGTGAAAAGGTGAAAAAATGCTCCGCAGTTCTTGGCCCTTGTATAGGGTATTTCAGGGAATAAGCGGAGCATTTTTGTATTTCTGATGAGCCTTGAATTAGGGCATTATTCTTTCCCGAATCGGCGATAGATGATGGTGTTGCCCTCCTTCTGGGCGGTATATTTCGGAAACTCTTCGTTGATAAGCAGGTTGAGCCATTTCTGTGCTGCATAGCTGGAGAGATGGAGCAACGTCTGGAAGGTGCGACGCGTGATGAAATGATGTTCTGCCAAGTAGGCATTGAGAGCGTTGACAATTTCTTGGCGCTCATACACCTTTGAGCGGCCTACCACACCACGCCCGTTACTGTTTGCAGTAGATGTGTCGCTTTTCAGTTTGGTGATGAGACTCTTGTCTGGTATGAACGAGACCCCCGTTACCTCAACATTGCGAGCCGTAATCTTCTCAGGATCCGTGAAGTGAGCCTTCGTGGGCGTACCCTCCTCGTCGGTAGTGCTCTTCAGTCCCACCTTCATCTGGAAAGTACCGATGCCATCAATGCGGAACCGCTTATTGTTCTTCAGCTGTTCTATGATCTCATCCTTAAGAATTTCGAGTGCCGAACTCATGGCCGTCGTGTTGAATGATTCATGAAGTTTCACGTGGTCAAGGAACGCCTTCGTGTTCATAGTCCCATCAGGCTGGTGCCTCACCTGATACGTCGTATTTCCATCGCTGTCAGGCAGAGGATTAGCAAATATACAGTATTTTATTTTGTGTGTCATTTCTCAAAATTTTCATTTGGCGCAAAGGTACAAAAAAATCCGCATAATCATCGCGATTATGCGGATAATTATTTTGAAATTTTGGGTTTACTTCATCTTCTCAAAAACGACTCTAACCACAGAAAAAAACATAAACTTGCCACATTTTCTTGATTTGGATTGATTATGGAATGTAGAAATGCCCCCTGTCATTACTAAAATATGCCAATACTGGCAACTTTTAGTCGTGAGGCTTGTCTTGGTCGTATTAAATATCTGCCATTATTGGCACTTTCTTATTCAGGAATACCTGTAAAAGAGCTCTATTATCTCTTTCTTTGGCAAATTACCATCAAATTTAATTATGCTCGAAGAGGAATGTGATTACGTTGTCAAATGACTATTTGTGCAAGTAACGACGCCAAATACTTGATAAAATCATCAAATTTTCACCACAAACAATAAAAATTTAGTGTATTCTGCTGAATTATGAATTGTTTTTTGTATCTTTGCCCTCAAACAAGAGAAATCTATCATGGCAAAATTAAATCGGATAAGAATCGTTCTAGCAGAACACGACCTAAACAACAAGTGGTTGGCAGATAAGCTTGGAAAGGATCAAGCAACTATATCCAAGTGGGTCACCAATACCACCCAACCCAGCCTTGAAGCTCTCATTGCAATAGCCAATGCGCTTGAAGTGTCTGTACAGGAGTTGGTGAGACAAGAAGAATTTAATCAAGAGAAATAAGCCTAAACGATGACAATAGAAGAAATACAGGCTCGCAAAGAATGCCAGACATTCGATTGTAAGAGCATTCAGATTGACCCCAAGGCATTAGCAATACCCATTGTGGCTATGGCTAATGCCGATGGTGGTGTGCTTGCCATTGGCGTTTCTGACAAGACTCGCAGAATAGAAGGGATTGATGGAAACGAGGAACGGCTCAATGAGTTGCTTCGCGTCCCTTTTGATTTCTGCAATCCGTCTGTAAAAGTTAGGTGTGAGTATCTTCCTTGTACGGATTATAGTGGTAAGGAGAATCGCATTCTTCTGATGCACATTCCTGCAAGCGGACAACTTCATACCAATCAGGCGGACGAATGTTTCATGCGTGTTGGCGACAAGAGCAAGAAACTCAACTTTGACGAACGCATGCAACTCCTCTATGATAAGGGCGAACGCTATTACGAAGACAAGGACGTTTATGGTGCTACCATCGATGATATAGACATGGACCTTGTAAATGATTACATGGGTGTCATTGGCTATGGGAAGTCTGGCATGGAGTATCTGCGAGAGAACAATGATTTTGTCACAGAGGCAGATGGGCAGCAGAAGATAAGTACAGCTTGCATCCTTCTCTTTGGCAAGAATCCACAGCGTTTCTTCCCTCGTGCCCGCACTCGCTTCATCCGTTATGAAGGAAAAGAGGAGAAAGTTGGCAGAGACATGAATGTTATCAAGGATGTGATATTCGAGGGTGCCATACTTCAGCAGGTTCGAAGCACTATTAGCTATCTGGAAACGCAAGTCAGCGAACATTCATTTCTCGGAGAACATGGTGTTTTCGTAACTCGTCGCAACTACTCAAAGTACGCCATACAAGAGATGGTTGTCAATAGTTGCTGTCACAGAGCCTACAACATCAAAGGCACCGAGATACAGATAAAGATGTTCGACGATCGCCTTGTCTTTGAGACTCCAGGAGACTTGCCTGGGCTAGTGAGACCAGACAACATACGTCATACCCACTTTTCTCGTAATCCCAAGATCGCCCAATACCTAAAGGCATACAAGTATGTCAAGGAGTTTGGCGAGGGTATTGACCGTATCTGTAGCGAGTTGGAAACAAAAGGTTGTGCTATCCCATCATTCCATGTCGATGCATTCATCCTGAA containing:
- a CDS encoding aminoacyl-histidine dipeptidase; the encoded protein is MSDIKNLKPECIWRNFYKLTQVPRPSGHLEKIQQFLLDFGKEAGVETFKDPAGNIVMRKPATSGYENKKGVILQAHMDMVPQKTPESTHNFETDPIQPWIDGEWVKAKGTTLGADNGLGVAAIMAIMEDKTLKHGPIDALITADEETGMYGANDLPEGELQGDILMNLDSEHWGKFVIGSAGGIDITATLDYKEVETDAEDAAVRLTVKNLRGGHSGLEIHEGRGNANKLMVQMVREAIEELDARLAVWHGGNMRNAIPFKAETILTLPKENIAAMKELAEDWKETFNDEFKLIEPQGIEVIVEEVETPKTEIPVEIQDNIVDAIYACYDGVIRFIPAYPNVVETSSNLAIIDIEGGKASIKILARSSREDMKDYVVKTLESCFSMAGMKVETAGSYGGWDPNPDSEILHLLLKEYKELFGEDGIIQVDHAGLECSVILGKYPWLDVVSLGPTMKSPHTTTERALIATVEPFWTLLKKTLEDVPEKR
- a CDS encoding lysylphosphatidylglycerol synthase transmembrane domain-containing protein; translated protein: MKILQNIAKVLLPLVLGGAILYWMYRGEDWQSIKHVMWEEMNWTWMLLSFPFGILAQVFRGWRWQQTLEPLGEKTRSSVAVNSIFLSYAVSLIIPRMGEFTRCGVLKRWEGTSFAKALGTVVTERAVDTLIVMLYSGIILLFGMSTFGTFFKQTGTSFENIVSGFSLTGWIVTAICGAAVMLLLHLLLKNLSIYNKVRMTLHGIWEGVLSLKDVKNLPLYLFLSVGIWVMYFLHYYLTFFCFDFTENLGLGCALISFVVANFAVIVPTPNGAGPWHFAIKTMLILYGVMDHQALVFVLIVHTVQTMLVILLGMYAWLRLSFLSKRQSNAFKDTVTK
- a CDS encoding helix-turn-helix domain-containing protein; this translates as MKHRIYIILLCAVLTMMAACTHCSEKNDDESSEAMADYQRALAYDQGWQMKLAEHYYRKAYQGFAQEPAQDWYHYTDAGYRWACLRFRRGDTEGALNTITELLALAKGNKEFPKRIESALLMLMSEVQLQLHQYDEAKRTGQEAYKTIEQDTDNGKRRGWDMAWACMCISDIYQASEDYKGALAWLDRCAQGLARAEQQHNDSLVIEEWKGHVALKRALYLLKTGHANEAQTTYAAIPRSRLMEPIGYTEAANYLMAAGRYDEAAGWYERIDSTYLATDGAKMTFDNIATRLSPRYTAYRKAGRNADAQVLADSVSAAIDSALAWQKQNDAAELAIIYQTQEKELALNEAKSETRIHRILLGAAILVILLIGYLFWRARKYNKVLLEKNRRLLAEIEKCEHEEQQTIKLLKAEPEDVLTAEQQLFCRICDLMDGPGHIYTDTGMDRKRLAQLLGTNEHYVSDAISACADGKSVNIFLNDYRLRYAAHLLATTNDSVALIAESSGFSRSSFYRIFCDAYGMSPSDYRKVAKK
- a CDS encoding VapE domain-containing protein, with protein sequence MMNLIMTILEKLGWRSVKAVREKSEKARLSERLGGKNRYEERQQTLLRPIRDMAEFVAENYEFRHNVVRDVYEYRHKGEDGSKSWRMVDRRQLNSINCEVQDDGEIFCLSSFVKQRIESQLAVDDHPIRAYLDRVRGHWDGTTDYVGELVRRINGSEYCDRMVRKWLRAVVMQWLGGDADHANAVMLLLVSSRQGVHKSTFLRALMPPEIADYYTDDFSLSAKGNAYRKMVEFGLVNIDEFDKIPYKKMPELKSMMQTLKPSFIGAYKMNFNQLPRVASFVGTSNELHLLTDRTGSRRFLVLEPEGVIPVENINHDQLYAQLLDEVERQHLPHYFSKEDEAEMERVNRKYYVTNEVEQLFLTYYAVPTDGSQGVYMEGRELIRELTKLSRKTMTGVTLNQFGRYMTRLNVPRVRKHDTDGYMVRVKN
- a CDS encoding helix-turn-helix transcriptional regulator, producing the protein MAKLNRIRIVLAEHDLNNKWLADKLGKDQATISKWVTNTTQPSLEALIAIANALEVSVQELVRQEEFNQEK
- a CDS encoding Fic family protein, with protein sequence MTIEEIQARKECQTFDCKSIQIDPKALAIPIVAMANADGGVLAIGVSDKTRRIEGIDGNEERLNELLRVPFDFCNPSVKVRCEYLPCTDYSGKENRILLMHIPASGQLHTNQADECFMRVGDKSKKLNFDERMQLLYDKGERYYEDKDVYGATIDDIDMDLVNDYMGVIGYGKSGMEYLRENNDFVTEADGQQKISTACILLFGKNPQRFFPRARTRFIRYEGKEEKVGRDMNVIKDVIFEGAILQQVRSTISYLETQVSEHSFLGEHGVFVTRRNYSKYAIQEMVVNSCCHRAYNIKGTEIQIKMFDDRLVFETPGDLPGLVRPDNIRHTHFSRNPKIAQYLKAYKYVKEFGEGIDRICSELETKGCAIPSFHVDAFILKATLMAEWTTENEFDRSSTVQVPSNYRPSSVQVEKLVQLMHDEYLNVSKMMELCGIKHRMTFRDNYINPALSDGSIERKYPDQPNHPKQMYHLTEQAKVWKLNNINAI